From a single Deinococcus radiotolerans genomic region:
- a CDS encoding sugar transferase, which translates to MRWAGPFAARRHAGLPGGAGPVGAPLPASAPVPAARPALRTPAWQKRALDVAVAAPGLLLLSPVLLVTAALVAGSGPVFYRQTRVGQWGRPFRIWKFRTMAVQAAALPGTPHLTVGHDPRVTRVGRWLRATKIDELPQLLNVLRGDMSLVGPRPEVPHYVQLAPDVYGRALHLKPGITSVASLVYHDESGYLGQFGDAAERVFLEQVVPHKVELCVQYAAGATLWDDVVLMLRTALRMFRPPR; encoded by the coding sequence ATGCGCTGGGCGGGACCGTTTGCGGCCAGGCGCCACGCGGGCCTTCCGGGCGGCGCCGGCCCGGTCGGGGCGCCCCTGCCGGCGTCCGCGCCGGTCCCAGCGGCCCGGCCCGCACTGCGGACGCCCGCGTGGCAGAAGCGGGCGCTGGACGTGGCGGTGGCCGCGCCCGGGCTGCTGCTGCTGTCGCCGGTGCTGCTCGTGACGGCCGCGCTGGTGGCGGGGTCCGGGCCGGTGTTCTACCGGCAGACCCGGGTGGGGCAGTGGGGCCGGCCGTTCCGCATCTGGAAGTTCCGGACCATGGCCGTGCAGGCGGCGGCGCTGCCGGGCACGCCGCATCTGACTGTGGGGCACGATCCGCGGGTCACGCGGGTGGGGCGCTGGCTGCGGGCCACCAAGATCGACGAGCTGCCGCAGCTGCTGAACGTGCTGCGCGGTGACATGAGCCTGGTGGGACCGCGGCCGGAGGTGCCGCACTACGTGCAGCTGGCGCCGGACGTGTACGGCCGGGCGCTGCATCTGAAGCCGGGGATCACGTCGGTGGCGTCCCTGGTGTACCACGATGAGTCGGGGTACCTGGGTCAGTTCGGCGACGCGGCCGAGCGGGTGTTTCTGGAGCAGGTCGTGCCGCACAAGGTGGAGCTGTGCGTGCAGTACGCCGCGGGCGCCACCCTGTGGGACGACGTGGTCCTGATGCTGCGCACGGCGCTGCGGATGTTCAGGCCGCCCCGGTGA